Part of the Paenibacillus sp. FSL R7-0273 genome is shown below.
AATAACGGCAATATAATGCTCAGGTAAAAAATGCAGCGAGCGCCCCTGATCAGGCCTGCTCTCAATAACGACGGTGCCTGACTCGGCAAGTACATAGTCGGCAAAAATAATGGCTGTATTGGCTGCTTCGGCGCGGCTGATATTGCCCTCACGGCCGGAGGCTTCAGTCCATACAGATGAGTCCGGAAAGCTGAGTTCATAGCGGTTAAACCGCGGGTCTCCCGAGGTCATTACCGGTCCGCCGCCGTTGGCTGCGATCAGATCATCAAGCGTCTTCTGCAGAAGCTCCGGTGTAGATTCAATAAGCTGGGTGTGGATGAAGAAGCACTGCTCCTTCAGCATATCTATCAGATCGTCACTGGTAAGAGTTCCATAGCTGTCGGGAATCATACCCTTAATATCCGGACGCTTAACGTCGTATGCGCGCTCCCGGCCGAGACTGGAAGCCACCCGGTTCAGAAAGGATTCCCTGTTGCTGTTTTTATTTATGGCAGTCATTGTTTTGTACCTCCCTGACGTTCCTTCATCCAAGTACGGAAGCTGTCCGCTTGCTTGACTGGCTGATTCAGATCGCGTACGCCAACCCAGCCCTGGATCAGGCCAGGTCCCCGGACGATTCTGCCGTGTTTGCTCATCATCCGGCTGCCCGGATTGGCTAGCCGAAGCACCTTGCCGAACATGGAAGGGGAGGAGAGCAGCCGGCTTGCCGCTTTCATCTGGAAGCGGTCGGCAGCGCCGGTCCGCTTCTCCTTCACGATATTTTGCCGGTGCATAATGAGCTGCTCGTGCAGCGGGATTTTGACCGGACAGACATCTGTGCAGGCTCCGCACAGGCTGGAGGCGTAGGGCAGCTCCTTATAATCATCATATCCGCCAAGCAGCGGTGTAATGACCGCACCGATCGGGCCGGGATAGATGGAGCCGTAAGCATGCCCGCCGATATGCCGGTAGACCGGGCAGACGTTCAGGCAGGCACCGCAGCGGATGCATTGTAAGGCTTCGTTGAATTCGCTTCCCAGAATCTCGGACCGGCCGTTATCGACGACCACGAGATGGAATTCATCAGGTCCGTCGCTTTCTCCCGCTGCCTTGGGCCCCATAACGGTGATATAGCTGGTCAGCTTTTGCCCGACAGCGCTCCGGCACAGCAGATTGTCCAGCACCTCCATTTCCTCCATGGTCGGTACAATCCGCTCCATCCCCATAACAGCGATCTGGGTCTTGGGAATAGCGGCAGTCAGATCACCGTTGCCTTCATTGGTTACCAGATTGATTGCCCCCATATTGGCTACGGCAAAATTGCAGCCGGTTATCCCGACATCCGCCTCCAGAAATTTCTGGCGCAGAACTGTACGGGCGTGACGGGCCAGCTTCTCCGGGCTTTCATCTCCTGTATAACCAAGCTTTTCTGTGAATACCCGCTTAATCTGGTTTCGGTCTTTATGAAGGGCGGGTGCCACGATATGTGAAGGCGGGTCCCAGTCATCGATCTGCAATATATATTCGCCAAGATCGGTCTCGATCAGGTCACAGCCGGCTTCGAGCAGCACCTTGTTCATTTCAATTTCCTCAGTGACCATAGACTTTGATTTGACGATTTTTCGGGCCTGCTTCGAGACGACAACGTCCCGGATATAGCTGCTGGCCTCTTCCTTGGTTGCGGCAAAATAGATATGACCGCCTTTGGCCTCAATGTTATCTGCCAGCTGGTTCAGATAGAAATCCAGGTTCTTCAGGGTATGCTGGCGGATGGTCTTGCCGACAAGCCTCCAGGCCTCCCAGTCCCCGAGAGCGGTAGCGGCAGTAAGCCGTCTGGTCTTAAGGCTGTCCTGTGCGGAGCTTACGGCACTGCGCATAAAAGCATTACCGATCCCGTCCGCCGTCCGTTCGCCGAATTCCCTTTTATCAGTCTTCAGGCTCATGAGGAGAGGCCTCCTTTGGCTGCGGCTGGTTCGCCGGTATGGTTCAATACCTCAGCAATATGCATGATTTTGATAGGGACCCCTTTGCGGGACAGCCGGCCGCCGATGTTCAGCAGGCAGCCCATGTCTGCGCTAATGAGAATATCTGCCCCTGTCTCCATTACACTTTCGCATTTTTCATCCACCATCTGGCTGGAGATGTCCGGCATTTTCACCGAAAAGGTTCCGCCAAAGCCGCAGCAGTTGTCGCTGTTCTTCAGCGGCTCAAGCTGCAGTCCGCGGACCTGCTCAAGCAGCTGGTACGGTGTTTCCTTTTCACCAAGCAGTCTGGTCATATGGCAGGAACGGTGATAGGTTGCCGTACCCTCAAGCCTTGCTCCTACATCCGTAATCCCCAGGACTCTGACGATGAATTGGGTGAATTCGTACGATTTTTCTTTTAAGGCAACCGCTTTCAATTCCCAGTCCGGATCTCCTTTAAAAATCTTCGGGTACTCATGGAACATGGCAATGCAGGAGCCGGAGGGGCCGACGACATAATCTGAATGCTCAAAGGCGAGCATCATATTTTTCATAGCCAGCTTGGAATCCTCCAGATACCCGCTGTTATACGTGGGCTGGCCGCAGCAGACCTGCGAAGCCGGAAAATCAAGCTCACAGCCAAGCCTTTCAAGGACTTCAACCATTGCTTTTCCCGCTGCGGGGGTCATTAGGTCTACTAAACAAGTCGAAAAGATGCTTACTTTCATTCCTGTTCCTCCAATCACGACGTTGGTATTTATAGCTTAACTCAAGAAGTCAATGAAAAACAACATAAAAACACATATAAAATGTGTATGTTGTTGACATAAAATGTTGTTAGCGTTTACACTGGAGAGGAAGTGATGGAATAATTTATCTTGAGGGGGAGTACAAGTGGAAAAGCATTTGATGTATATCAACGGCCAATTTACCGAATCAGAAACCCAAGAGTGGATGGATGTTACCAACCCGTCAACCGATGAAGTTATTTCACAGGTACCCAAAGCGACCAAAAATGACGTCGTGCGTGCTATCGATGCTGCTGATGCAGCACAGTCAGCCTGGGAAGAAACCCCTGCGGTAGAAAGAGGAAGATATCTGCACGCCATCGCGGACGGAATCCGGGCTGAGGCGGACAGCATTGCCAGGCTTATTTCCGAGGAAGTAGGCAAGACGCTGGAATTGTCCACAGTGGAAGTGAATTTTACGGCAGACTATCTGGATTATATGGCTGAATGGGCACGCCGCTACGAGGGTGAGATTGTCCAGAGCGACCGCGATAACGAGAATATTTTTGTGTTCAAACGGGCCATCGGGGTAACTACAGGGATTCTGCCCTGGAATTTCCCTTTCTTCCTGATTGCCAGAAAAATGGCACCGGCGCTGATTACCGGTAATACGATTGTAGTTAAGCCGAGTGTGGAGTCACCTAATAATGCTATAGCTTTTACCAAAATTGTAGATAAAGTCGGTCTGCCAAAGGGTGTATATAACCTGGTGACAGGCAGAGGCGGCGAGGTCGGCAACGAGCTGGCCAGCAACCCGAAGGTGGGCATGGTCAGCCTGACAGGCAGCGTTCCGGCCGGGCAAAAGGTAATGGAAGCCGCAGCCGAAAATATTATCAAGGTCAGCCTTGAGCTAGGCGGCAAAGCGCCGGCGATTGTAATGGCTGATGCGGATCTGGAGCTGGCGGTAAAAGCGATCGTTGATTCCCGCGTCATCAATACAGGCCAGGTATGTAACTGTGCCGAGCGTGTGTATGTGCATGAATCAATCAAAGATGAATTCACCTCACGGCTGGTTGAGGCCATGAAGGCTGTGAAGTACGGCAATCCGTTAGTTGATACCGGCATCCAGATGGGGCCGCTGATCAACAAGGCCGCCCAGGATTCCGTGCAGCAGAAGGTGGACCGGGCTGTCGAAGAAGGCGCGAAGGTTCTGCTCGGCGGCAAAAAGGTCGAAGGCACCGGCAGCTTCTTTGAGCCGACGGTCATTGCTGATGCTACTAACAAGATGGAAATTGTGCAGGATGAGATTTTTGGTCCGGTTATTCCGATTGTTACATTCGCGACACTGGATGAAGCGATTGAGCTGGCGAATGACAGCGAATTCGGCTTGACCTCGTCGCTCTATACGCAGAACCTGAACGTGGCGATGAAGGTGATCAAGCGGCTAAAATACGGGGAAACCTACATCAACCGCGAGAACTTTGAAGCGATGCAGGGCTTCCACGCCGGCTGGCGCAAATCCGGTATCGGCGGCGCTGACGGCAAGCACGGCCTGAATGAGTATCTGCAGACTCAGGTTGTGTACCTGCAGTATGATAAGTCGGTTAACTGATGTACGTTGAATGAGGAATAGTAAGTGATGCACAGTTAGGGATGTACAATCGTTGATGTGTGAGTAATGGATGATTTATGCAGGATGGATACTGCAACAGAATGGTATGCACTAATCTTATTTTAGCTACAGGTCCCTGGGTTTTCCGGGGGCCTATTTTCGTTCAGACAAAGGTAAGGGGATAGAGTAGATAGTGGGAATAGATAGTAGGGAGTAAATAGAAGATAGAAGATAGTAATAGTAGATAGCATGTGGTAAATAGTGGGGAGTGGATAATTTGTAGAATTGATGGAAAAGTAACTATCATCCCTTCAACCAGAGCAGGCGAAGGGATGAAACAAATCAAAGGCAAAAAGGCCCTTGATTCCGCTCACGGTGAGCGAATCGGCCAAATCAAAGGGAAAAAGGCCCTTGATTCTGCCCGCAGCAGGCGAATTGGCGAAATCAAAGGCAAAAAGGCTCTTGATTCCGCCTGTAGCAGGCGAATTGGCGAAATCAAAGGCAGAAAGGCCCTTGATTTCGCTCGCAGCAGGCGAATCGGCGAAATCAAAGGCAAAAAGGCCCTTGATTTCGCTCGCAGCAGGCGAATTGGCCAAATCAAAGGCAAAAATGCCCTTGATTTCGCTCGCGGTAAGCTTATCTGCGAAATCAAAGGGAAAAATCCAGACTGTTGAAAAACCATACATTCACACGACACCGCGTTAATTTGGTATAATATAGGTAACTCTGGTGGAAAGCGCGGTGTCCTAATGCTCAACGAAAAAGATCATGGCAATAGCGGCAGTTCTCAAATGGAATTGGTTTGTCTAGACCAATTGGTCCCTTCCGATCACCTTCTGCGTCAAATCGATAAGTACGTGGATTTTTCATTTATTACTGAAACGGTTCGTCCATTTTATGGTTCCAGTATGGGAAGGCCCTCTATTCCAGCCATCCGTTTATTTAAAATGATGTTAATTGGCTACTTGTTCGGCATTCGCTCGGAACGCCAGCTAGAAAAAGAGATTCATGTAAACCTGGCCTACCGCTGGTTTTTAGGGCTGTCCCTGACCGACCGGGTTCCCGACCACTCTACCATTAGCTGGAACCGGAATAACCGGTTTGAGGGTACTTCTGTTTTCCAGGATATTTTTGATGAAGTCGTACGTCTAGCGATCTCCCACCACATGATTGCCGGCCGTCTGCTGATTACCGATTCTACCCATATCCAAGCCAATGCCAGTAATAATCGCTACACGCTTGAGGTTCTAAAAGAGTCGCCGCAATCCTACCTGCAGGAGCTCGAACAGGCGGTCACAGAGAGCCGGAAGAATCATGGAAAAAAGCCTCTACCTCCTCAGTCGAAGGGGACTGAGGAGGCGGAATTAAAGAAGCAAAAACGGAGTGTGACGGACCCGGAGTGCGGCTTATTGAAGCGTAAAGGCAAACCGGAGGGCTTTTTCTACTTGGACCACCGTACCGTTGACCACAAATGTAATATGATTACCGATGTCCATGTGACTGCAGGAAATGTGAATGATGCGACCGTCTATATGGAGCGTTTGAACCGGCAGCTGGAGACGTTTGGATTTGCAGACACGCTGGAGGCAATCGCCCTGGATTCCGGGTATATGGTGCCGCATATTTGTAAACAAACGTCGTCCTGGATGACCGTGATTGCAGAGCGGAAAGGCCCGTCTAAACCCGGTTTTATTTCCAAAAAAGAGTTTGTTTTTGACTCGGAAAAAGAAGTCTATGTGTGTCCTGAAGGACAGTTGTTAACGTACCGGACCACCAGCCGTAATGGTTATGAAGAGTATGCCTCCCCTAAAACGTATTGCAGCGCTTGTCCACGACTGCCCTATTGCACCGAAAACCAAAGTTGCCAGCGCGTCATCCGGCGGCATGTGTGGGAGAGCTACAAAGAGCAGGTGAGCCGAAATAAGAACAGCGCCGAAGGCGAAAAGCTCTACAAATACCGCGCTCAAACCGTGGAGCGTAGCTTTGCTGATGCCAAAAATCTGCATGGATACCGCCGATGCCGGATGCGGGGCAGAGATAAAGTACAAGAACAGGCACTAATGACTGCAGTTGCCCAAAATTTGAAGAAGATAGCCAGGCATTTAGCCCAAAAGCAAGCTAATTCTCTCTTTTGGTGCAGAACTAACAGTCACATTCCTCCATTTGGCTATGTTTCAAGTAGATGTACGGTTTTTGCAGCTTAAAAGGAGACTTTCTCAACAGTCTGAAAAATCCCTTTGGTGAAGCCAAAAGCGGCTACTCGGATGAAATCAAAGGGAAAAGTCCCTTTGGTGAAGCCAAAAGCAGCGGCTCGGAGTGAATCAAAGGGGAAAACTCCCTTTGATTCACTCAATCCCAGTCTGACCCGCAGCGGCTCTCCTCCGAGCAGCAGTAAATCCCCCAAGAAACGGTCCTTAAAGCCGCTTCTTCAGATAATACTTCGTATGCCCCTCATTCGGGCAATCCTTGATCTCGCCGAAAATCTCATAGCCCTGCTTCTGATAGAAATGCGGCGCCTGCCAGCTCATAGTGGTGAGCTCACTTACTTTGCAGCCGAGCTGCCGGGCACGGTTTTCAATTTCTGCGAGCAGGGCAGCCCCTAGACCAGTCCCTCTGCAGGCAGGATCGACTGCCAGCAGGTGCACATTTAGAATGTTCCAGGCCACATCTCCTGTTACCCCGCCCATAAAGCTATCATTTTCGTAAGCCGCAAGGGAGAGCATTGTCCGCTCATAGGCTGGAATGCTGCTATCCGCACCATGGCGGTGCTCTTCCAGTAACCTCGTTATTTCCCGCTGATTGTGTACTGCATCCAATTCTACAATGTTCAAGTGTGCTCACTCCTTCTGCCTAACTATAACACATCATAACCGCTCTGTTAGCTACCCGGTTCGCTACTCACAGTACATATGCTTTCGCACCTGTCCACCATAAAAGTCCTTAAAAAAAAGCGGGAAAACCTGAAAAAGTCGCATACCAATCCCGGCACAGGTATCCTACAATGAAGTCAAATCCGCATACTAAACAGAGAAAGTAGGAAAAGAGACATGCTACAAAGTAAAGAGCGCATTTGGGTGGATTCCGTAATCGGGAAAATCACAGCCAAGCTGGATACCGTCAGTGAAAAATCAAAACACAAAATTCCTTATACCACCGTTAACGGAACGCATGATGACAAGGCGACACAAAATGTAAGCGGCTTCGATGCCGATGGCATCTGCTGGTGGACGAACGGCTTCTGGGGCGGCATGCTGTGGCTGATGTACCATGAGACCGGCAATGACAAATACAAGGAAATCGCAAATAGATCCGAGGAGCTGCTGGATAAGTGTTTTCAGGACTTCTACGGTCTGCATCATGATGTGGGCTTCATGTGGCTGCCTACCAGTGTTGCCAGCTACAAGGTGACCAAGAATCCGGATTCCCGCAAAAGAGCGCTGCATGCCGCCAATCTGCTGGCCGGCCGGTTTAATCTGGCAGGGGGCTTCATCCGTGCCTGGAATGACCTGGACGAGGGCGATACCAGAGGCTGGGCCATCATCGACTGCATGTTCAACATTCCGCTGCTGTACTGGGCGACCGAGGAGACGGGAGATCCGCGGTTTAAACAAATTGCCATGCGGCATGCCGACACGGTCATGTCTACCTTCGTGCGGCCGGACGGCTCCGTACACCATATTGTCGAGTTCGATCCTTTTAACGGCGGTGTAGTACGTACATTTGGCGGTCAGGGCTATGCGGACGGCTCCTCCTGGACAAGAGGACAGACCTGGGCGCTGTATGGCTTCATGATGAGCTATATCCATACCGGCAAAGAGGAATATCTCCAGACCGCTAAGCGGATTGCCCATTATTTCATGGCTAATATCCCGGAGGACGGTGTCATTCCGCTCGATTTCCGCCAGCCGGCCGAGCCTAAGCTTGAGGATGATACGGCTGCGGCCATTGCCGCCTGCGGATTGATTGAGATTGCCAAGGCTGTAGGAGAGCTGGAGCGTGAGCTGTACCTGAATGCTGCGCTTAAGCTGCTGCGGGCACTTGATGAACGTTCCGACTGGTCGGACGAGAATGACTGCATCATTCAAAGAGGATCTGAGGCTTATCACAAGCCGCGCAACCAGCATCATCATGCGATTATTTACGGGGACTATTATTTCATGGAAGCTATGTTCAAGCTGAAGGGGAATGACCTGTATTTGTGGTAGAAAAGCAGACAAAGCGGGCTGACCCGACTCTAAATGCAAAGTGAGGATATCTATACTATGAGCCACATGATCAAGAATCCGGTCCTGCGGGGCTTCAATCCCGATCCGTCCATCCTGCGGGTCGGGGATGATTATTATATCGCCACCTCCACCTTTGAATGGTTCCCGGGTGTGCAGATTCATCATTCCCGGGATCTGGTCAACTGGGAGCTGATTACCCGTCCGCTTAACCGGGTCTCCCAGCTGGACCTACGCGGCATCGGCGCTTCCCAGGGTATCTGGGCACCATGCCTGACTTATGATAACGGCACGTTCTATCTCATTTACACTGTAGTGAATTCCTTTTATGTCAAAATGTACGACACACCCAATTATCTGGTTACCACGGCGGATATCCGCGGGGAGTGGTCTGAGCCGGTCTACCTGAACAGCTACGGGTTCGATCCGTCGCTGTTTCATGATGAGGACGGCCGTAAGTACATCGTAAGCATGGTAACCGATCACCGGGTAACGAAACGCTATAGAGGGCATCTTGTCATCCAGGAGTATTCTGCTGAGGAGCAGAAAATGATTGGTGAGGTTGTAACAATCTATGCGAGCCAGGATACCTATCTGGAGGGTCCGCATATTTATAAGCGGGGAGGCTATTATTACCTGTTCGCTGCGGATACCGGAACAGGGGAAGGCCACGGCCAGAGCATGCTGAGAGCCAGAGAGCTGTTCGGGCCCTACGAGGCTTACAAGGGCAATTCCCTGATGACCTCCAGGGACAATCCCGATCTTCCGCTGCAGAAGGCGGGCCACGGTGATCTGGTCGAAACCCCGAACGGGGAGTGGTACATGGTGCATTTATGCGGCCGTCCCTTAGAGAACCGTACGGAAAAAGGAGAGCGGAAATATACACTCGGGCGTGAAACGGCGCTGCAAAAGGTAGAGTGGACCGAAGACGGCTGGCTGCGCCTGGCGAACGGCTCGGTACTGCCTGATACCGAGGTAGAAGCTCCTGACCTGCCGCTGCACCCGTTCCCGGTGAAGCCGGCAAGGGATCATTTTGACGGTGCTGAGCTGGATATCAGCTTTCAGTCCCTGCGGGTTCCGCTTGACGCTACCTTCTATTCCCTGAGCGAACGGCCCGGTTATCTGCGGCTGTACGGCCGCGAAGGACTTGGCTCGAAGTTCCGGCAGAGCCTGATTGCCAGACGCTGGGAGGAGCATCGTTTCACGGCAGCGGCAGCGCTTGAATTCGAGCCCTCCAGCTTCAAGCAGATGGCCGGCCTGATCCTGATCTATGATACCCAGAACTATTACTATCTCCATGTCACGCATCATGAGGACCTGGGACGGTGCATCAGCATTCTCTCCGCCGTCAACAACAGCTATTTGGAGCCTGCCGGATATGTACCGCTGCCGGATAACGCAAAGCGGATTCTGCTGCGGGCTGAGGTCGATTATGACAAGCTTCAGTTCTCCTATTCTGTAGATGGTGAAGACGGATATGAGGTTATCGGTCCAGTGCTTGATGCAAGTACTTTGTCTGACGAAGCCTGCCAGGAGGGCTGGTTCACCGGGTCATTTGCCGGCATCTGCTGCCAGGATTTAACCGGCTTCCGCCAGCCCGCCGATTTTGATTATTTTGAGTACTATAACAGGGTGCAGGCAGGCGCTGCTAACGGCCATGACTGATATTTTTGATGTGAAGCGGTACGGCGCCGCTGGCGACGGGGTAACGGTGGATACCCGTGCAATCCAGCAGGCCATTGATGAATGCCATGGGTCCGGCGGCGGGACTGCATCCGGAGGCAGCTGCAGAGAATTACTATCCCGACTGGAGCCGGACCACCTTCATGGATATCCGGAATGTGGAGCGGCTTACCGTCGACGGAATCAGATTCCATGCGCTGCGGGAGGATACACGGAATCCTATATAATAGAAGGAAGTAACACGCTTAAGCAGGATATTATGGAATATTAGCTGCGTCAAGACCGTGACCGGGCAGCATAAGGACAGCTGATAGAGGATGAGAATGTGAATGGATTTTACGACGGATGCTTATATAAAGGCCTTGTATCAACGGACAGAAGCGGTGAGAAACAACAGGGATTTATGCCTGACACGGGACGAACAGCGGGAATGGCTGATGGGCAGACTGAAACAGGCACTGGGAGAGTTCCCGGAGGCTTCAGCTCCACTTAATCCTGTGCTGCTGGAGCGTATTGCATACAAAGATTTTATTCTGGAGCGTATTTCTTATTCTACTGAGGAAGCTCTTCATGTGCCCGTTATCGTGCTGGTTCCCAAGACTGGCAGCGGGCCGTGGCCGGCAGTATTGGCCTGCCACGGACATGGCAACGGACAGCTGGATGCCGCCGGACTGAATTCGGATTACAGGGAATTAGAGGAGCCGGGTATACACAACCGGTTTGCTGTCCAGCTGGTTAAGCAGGGGATGATCGTCGTGATCCCTGAGATCCTGGGCTTTGGGGTGCGCCGGGTCGCAGAGGAGATGAAGAACGGTTCCAGTCCAAGCTCCTGCAGCACCCTGGTTTCACAGCTAATGTTATTCGGCAGGACGCTTGCCGGAATGAGAGTCTATGAAGCGATGCGGGCAGTTGATTATCTCTCTATGCGGAAGGATAGTGATTCTTCCCGGATCGGGATATTCGGCTTCTCCGGAGGCAGTCTGATTGCCGCCTATGCCGCCGCGCTGGATGAACGGATCAAAGCGGCTGTGCTGTGCGGCTGGACGAACACCTTTGCCGGCAGCATACTGGCTATGCATCACTGCATTGATAATTATTTGCCCGGGATCTTACAGGCTGCCGAGAAGCCGGAGCTGGTTGGTTTAATCGCCCCCAGAGCCCTGTTCATTGAATCGGGCGTCCATGATCCGATCTTCCCTGTGCAGCACGTGCATTCTGCCATCACCAGCCTGGAGCAAATATACTCGGCCCGGGATGCCGCGTCCCGGCTGTCGTATGATCTTCATCCCGGCAGCCATGAGATTTACGGAAAGCTCTCCGTGCCGTGGCTTTACCGGATGCTGACCAATGAGGCTGTAAATCAGGGTTAGCTATTGGAGTCGCCCCACAGCTTCATCCCACATGAAATCACAAAAAAGACTCAGCCAATTCGAGCTGAGTCTTTTTTAATACCGTAAGCAGCCCTTACGTCTCACACCGTCCCCGTAATCTCAATAAACTTGCTCGCCGCCGTGGTCAGCGGCATGTTGCGCATGGTCATGATGCCGACCTGTGCCGGGGGCAGCTGGACATCCAGCTTAATCTCGAACAGCGAGCCTTCCTCCAGTTCCTTGGAGACAAACTCGCGGGTTACGAACGAGATACCGAGCCCTTTGCGGGCAAATTCGATCAGCAGACCGACGCTGCCGACCTCGATTTCCGGCTTCAGCTCATAGCCGTAGCCCCGGAACAGGTCGCTTACCGCCGCACGGGCACGGCTTCTGCGGGAAAAGAGAATGATGGGATGGCGCAGCAGCTCTTCAATGGTAAGCACCTTATCATTCAGCTCCGGATAGTGGCTGCTGCCGGCGACAAAGCAGTCCTGCAGCTGGAGCCCCTGCCACACCTCAAGCTGGGGATCGGCAATCGGAATGCGGACGACGCCCAGATCGACCTGGCCCTCTTTTAGATAAGAGATGACTTCCGGGGTGGTTCCGTGGATCAGATGCAGCCGGATGCCGGGGTAATGCTGGTGGAAGGTTTCAATAAAGGGCAGCAGGTAGTGCTTAAACAGGGAATCACTGCCGCCGATCCGCAGCTCGCCGTTATCGAGATTTTTGAGCTCGGTCATCTTCTTCTCCGCCTGGGTGATGAGGATATGCGACTGCTCAATGTAGGAGTAGAGTGCGGCTCCCTCCGGTGTAAGGGTAACGCCCTTGGAATTGCGGTTGAACAGGGTAAGGCCAAAGCTGTCCTCGAGTTGCTTGATGGCATGGCTGACGCTCGGTTGGGTGATAAAC
Proteins encoded:
- a CDS encoding LysR family transcriptional regulator, translating into MNNFELYKVFYWAAKTGSLSQAAKVLFITQPSVSHAIKQLEDSFGLTLFNRNSKGVTLTPEGAALYSYIEQSHILITQAEKKMTELKNLDNGELRIGGSDSLFKHYLLPFIETFHQHYPGIRLHLIHGTTPEVISYLKEGQVDLGVVRIPIADPQLEVWQGLQLQDCFVAGSSHYPELNDKVLTIEELLRHPIILFSRRSRARAAVSDLFRGYGYELKPEIEVGSVGLLIEFARKGLGISFVTREFVSKELEEGSLFEIKLDVQLPPAQVGIMTMRNMPLTTAASKFIEITGTV